The sequence TGACGAGTCTTAGGCGGAAATTTTTGGAATGTGCATGTCCCATTATGTCTGATGTAAAacttacatgaaaaaaaatcatacttacaatttttttaaaaaaaggaaaaatgaaaaggtaACGTGAAATTATTCACTGTTGTTTTGGTCACAtagtaaaatacaaaagccaCTGTACTGTTGTCGTTTTCTAGTTTCAACAATTTAAGAtgataaatggaaaaatgtttttttctaaaagtctgCAAACAAATTAATTGTTCTAAACACATACTTTCTTTATATTTAGGTTGCTCAGGAACACTGAAAACGAGCCTCTGCTTTTCTGTCGCAAGCTGATTTTTGAGAGGTCTCTAGCGCCCTCTGTGGGCAAAGTCGAGTGTGAACGTCCACCATCGACAAGCCTCCTCAAACTCCCTCTTTCTCACCACCTgtcttttaattcatttcaaataataaGCCAAGAAATGCAAAGTTGATTTCTGTCactttatttcacaatattatCATCTTGTTTgttccaaaagaaaataaaagtatcaTAAATCTGCATCACTTCAAATTTTCAGCTGAATGTACAAGTGCAGACCTCGCAATGTAACACCCTCCAGTCTCTCATAGGACagtgatttgttgttgttgttgttgttgttctgatcATGCAGAAGCAATAACTCAGGGCGGATGAGTCCATCAGgagcagaaaacattcagtttgcAAATTAACTCTCTTCTCTTCACAGCATGTGACGCAGTGTGATCATATCACTTCTGATCACATCTCTGCCACAACACATCTCTTTGTCTTCAGGGGAACAAGTCCAGAAAcacaacaagacattttcaacacattgaaatctttgtttttatcacaTGTATGAAACTACACAGGAGTTACTACTTTGCATATATTGGGAGAAAACAGTGAAAGCGGCTTCATTCTGGTCTTCTTCAGTTTAGTCGGTGTACAGCTGGGGTGTGAATAAACAGGCTTTCTGCACGGCCTTGCGTGACGACGGAGGATCTGGAGCGAGAAAATGGTTGACAGGTCGACTCTAGAGGAAGGCGATTCACCTGAGGCCGGCGGCCAGCTTCTCCATGGCCACCTTGCGCTCCTCCGCCTTCTGCTGGGAGCGCCGCAGGACATTCCTCAGCTCCTGGAGGTGGTCCAGCGTTCCCACCAGCTCTCCTTTCACCGTCTTCATCTGGCTCTCCAGCATCTGCGTGTGGTGGAGGGAGTTCCTCCTGTAGCGCCTGCTGGAGCGCACCTtctcctccaggtcctccacTGCAGGCGGCGGGGGAAGGCACAGTGtgacaccagaaaaaaaaacagataacaGAAAATTCTCAGAAAAATTTAACAGATGTGAAGTTACAGACCCATGTTCTCCTGGTAGCCCTTGCTCTCCAGACCAGAATCGGTCTTCTTCTCCATCATGTTCTTGGTTTGCTGCAGCATCTTCTCCATCTTGGCGAGCTCGGCGGCCTTGGTGTCGCTGTCCCGCCGGATCCTCAGCAGCTCCTGCTCCCTCTGGGTCAGCTCGCCATGGAACTTACTCATTTCCAGTCCTGGAAAATGGAAACGTCAACAACCAGTGTGCCAAACTTCTTCTAAAACCCCAGACAGAAGGATGATACTTGGAAGGTGAGTTTTCCACATCTGAACTCGAAAGCTCTGAGCAGCTCAGTCCTCCCTTTCACATGAAACGCTGGTTTGTCTTTCAGttcagctgctctgctgctggtATTCGGCTTTTAATAGGCCGTAACCTCAGCACACGCCTGCAGGTCAGCTGAACACAGCCTCTCTTAGTACAAAACATTACAATTAGCCAGTCATAAGACTGTTACTGCACAGCCCTGAAGAAACGGATCATTTTCTCAGTCAGTCAGAGGCTGCAAAGAACAAAGcagacagttttaaaataactcaGTGGAATAAATTAACTGATAAGACTGAAGCAAAATGATTGCTAAAGTGTTTTAAGgttctttttaaacaagaacaaatcatccatcatccataaGAGGATAGGTTGGCGTCTTATTCAGGAGTCGGAGCGACAAGGcccttattcttatttttaatatctcacTCTTTTACAGAAGAATTGTGTATTCAAATGGCTCACAAcgttttatgaactgtgtgatgctgtgggaaCTCTGGAGGATCCAGCTGCACATagtatgaaaaaacaaaacacaacaaaaaaaaaaaaacaaaccttaaaacaaacattcatcatCCTAATGAgacaactacttcctgttgtctacTTTGTCGTTTCCTCCAGTAGTAACATgtggctgttgatcatgtggctcatgtggtgcaaaaaaaagtgtttccattgcagttttgtaaaatacatttatttcagtatggCTGGAATACCATAGCTAgctcaaaattatttatattgaaAAACGTGAGAATTGGTGGACTTGTATTTAGcgaatttatttttggattttctgtttgCCCAATTCTGTGGTTTCATTATAAAAATCtatgttcattttttatgttaagtacaacctgagtgaagttgctCTACCACCTTCTTCAAAccagacaaaattggtgtcaaacatttgtgctggtttgtgcaacaatttttttggtttgctgcagcatcttttttttgtgctgctttgtagATATTAGTGAAAGTTTAAAGgtaattctgtttttgtaaaagtgagGTGGGTTGTTGACGTTTTAACCTTTTATCTCTCATTcatatcttcaaagccaaaacAATTGTCCTGCTGAAATTCTACCTGTTTTAATAAATGCCTTGCAAATGTATCCATACAAACAGAgttgtccaaagtgtggcttTATAAAGGAGAAATTGCAGCCTGcaagtgtattttaatttattaacccTTTCATGGATAGTGGTCACTACAGTGGACAGCtatctaaaagccattttcttgtgcttcttgtGGACGTTTATATTATAAATGCACCCAGGCCGCTGAAGTGGACactaatgcatcataaaatacattatCAACTGTCAGCTGCAAATTCAAGacattatttttactaaatccaatatggctgacaGACAACAATCGCATGCCAGCCAGCCCTTTCCCTCCTTCTACTGTAGACTGTAAGAAATATATTGTAACATCAGATAACCCCTAAAGAACAAtactactgatgtatttttcaaataacaactttgtatttggaggAAATTACAATTGatcacctaaaaacaaaaaaaccaaccaaacaaaaaaatttaacattttcctgctacctttttttatgccttaagaaaataacttaaaaaaaatttttaatccTGATACAAAGGATCATATTTCATGCCTGAAAGGGTTAAATttggctaaatatagcaagtgttttgaaagaaaagtgACCCAGATCTTATTGTTGGAACTGagaattaatttgttaaatgaagcccaaaacaatttgaatttcttttaatttagcaaatgtgcaaaatccTTCATACGTTTGTGATCAACATCACTTTccgtaaaataaaaataaaataaaataactctgactactttgtttaatttttgtttgtttgtttttgtcctatTTTTCACTACTTTGACCCAGGGGGTTCGGACACCTCGGGTTTGCAAAGCGTAACTTTTTTTTGGTGAGGTTTTGACTAAATGAATAAACACATGGAGAGACTCAAGCCACGTTTTGCCTTGCAGGACTAAAAACTCTGCAAATGCTCCGTTTTACAGCCCAACACCATCATGTCACCAAATAAAGTTGATCAGAACCTGATTTGATCGTAGTTTTAATCGGCCTGTGCTATTATTATGATTGCCTCCCAGGCTATTTGTGGCTTCTTTCTTCTGCTACTGTGTTCTTTCTCTCCAGCCACCTTCGTCCCGCTGGCTGATCACATGCAAGGAATAAttacagtgggggaaaaaagaccaaaacaaaaatctaatcatTTTTGAAAGCAGACAAAATGGAGTGATTTTAAAACGGGGCAGAGAGaggagtttattttctgaacagaTTTGATCTGATATAATGCAGTACTGCGGAAGAGAACAGCTGAAACTGAAGGAAAGAAGAACAGCGTTTTGTAGAACGTTCCAGCATCCGGTTTTGTGCTCCAAGTCCTTCTGTTTATCACAGGTCTTCATCCGCAGTAGGAGACCAGAAATATGAGTGGGTCGTCCTTGATAATATTTAACTCTGCAGGCTGACAGAGAAAATATTAGTCATCACATTTACATAAAGTACGCTCAAAGTCATGCTATCGCGCCATCTGGGATGCAGTTTTAAGCCTGGGCTGCATGTTTTCCGAGACGCTGCAAAGTAAAAGTGCTTCACTCTGCGGGATGTGAGAGTTTCTCTGAGGGAGACGCATCAGGGGATTCTCCATCTGGAAGAAATGACTCGAGTAAACCAGTACTACCAGACTCTACTGGTTTGTACTGTACTGCTCGATAGAAATCACTCAAATAGATTAGATCAACGTGTCCCAGTAATGAGCTAATTCACCTCAGGCCGTTCAGACACTAACAGGCTCCTGCTGAGGCTCCAGCCCGCCACCTTGTGGTGGCTGAGGTACACAGCAATTTAAATTCACAGTTCTCTGCAGCAAAGATGGAGCAATTTTAATCCACTGTGATCTCAGATAttccacaataaattcaaacttgtgctGCTGACTCaattaaaggggcagaattgtgtaaaatttacttttttgagttataaattatgttataatgttattccctgatcagaaacaaacctggagcgttgccttgattctttcatgcatgtctgagaaatcctttaatctcccatggcaaccattcagctgtgcaaaacgcctggatggacctagccccgcctttgaaACGCAGCTGCTCCTCTgcgcttccacctcacagaccAACCCAGACCAGCCAAAagacacctggtggaacagCTGAGCTCAGGAGAGGAgctaaaaggttaataaaaatatatatacagcatttttatagcaactgaaggtTATATAGTTACTTGACTATGTTGTGAAATGAGACTACGTGCCcggaaaatacatatttcagtaatgtgaaatttttcaataataataaaaataataatgtgagTGTTTTTACTGCTCAAAGTCCAAGtcaaaatatgtgttttattaCAGATACGGATGCtgtgaaacagaaatcattttaCCTAATCAATCAAATTCAGGAGATgaagctgctgatgttttccaGACAGAGAATTGTACCGCAAGGattggaaatctttttttattttgcattggaTTTGATTAGATGATTTAATCACAGCTGACATCAAATCAAACCATATAGCCTGTCACTCTCAGTGTTTCCTCTGCGCTGAACCTTGGTGTTTGCTCtcttatgaaacatttttcatctaCCCACTCACAGCTTCAGGGTACTCAGTGTTACAGCATCCTGTAAATGCTCTGCAGACTCTAAATGGCTCTCTTATTAAATCCGTTTTTCTTGACAACGACATCAGATTtgtttaaatccttttttctgCTGTCACTGTAAGGAAACCTCCAGCTCTGTTATTCTGTCtaaattctttttctttgtgcaatTAACCGCCGTCTCCaattagtaaaaacaaactgctttgttGTGATGAATGATAAGAACAGTGCCGATCAGATAAAGGACTATATAACACATTTCATTGGTCCAGTGGCTTCAGATGGAGTCTTACTGTACATATATGTTGATTTATAAGATACCAGATAAATGATTCCATTCAACGATGCGTAAATTAACTAGTTAACTATTCAGCACAAATTGAAGGAGGTAGTTCACTTTGTAAAGATTCTTATATCGGTTGGAGGATCTCAAGTTAAAACTCTCCACACAGGaggtcttgatgctcaattccgattttactttttgctgatatccaatttgttttgtatgtttggTTCATTCAACCAATTAAATGAAAGTGTTTCAGCACAACTTTCTTCAGTCAAAGTTTACGTCTGGATTTATTgtgtctggcttcttctggtgcagaattagaACAAACGTCTCACATCGATGACATAAAAGTCAGATAAAGCGCGGCGTGACCTTGTGACCGCAGACGCTTTGAAAACTTGACAAACAACAGGATGCGTATCACGTTTAGCATCATATATGGAAGTGGCACAAGTCGATTTTTGAGGAGgggatggaaataaaaagatctGAATATGGCTGCTTAGGTTTCTATCAAAAAGTTGGACGTGGGTTGCATTTATCTGCTGGATGAATATAACCATAGAGGGTTCACAttgcgggttttttttttttgttttttgtttttttgggttttttttgacGGTGTGGCTCTGTGTTTAGATGgtggccaaaaaaaaagaaactcctCCTGGGCACCATTCATGCAAGGACCTCCACTGCCAAACACTAATAACCAGCCCAGAAAGGGTCACCTTCTGATATTTGGCAAAAAGTGTCTCACTAAAAATTCTACTTCTCCATTTCATCTGAGCGTCTTGAAAACAATCACATAAATCTGACATGAGATAAAAGCCAAACAGCAGCAAACCACCAGTTTTCTAACAGGTAGCTGTCCTCTCTGTAATTGGTCTAAAACGCCCCCCTACAGCCCCCCTTCCTGCACCCTCCCCACCCCAGCAGAGAACATGGCCCCACATGAGGGGAGCCTGGGCTGCAGTCGGCGGCGTGGCTCAGTCTGCCTCCTCCTCGCCGCGTCCCGGCTGCCATCCCCGGCGCTGCCGCCAGTATCGATCATGCTTTATCTCGGGATGTTTTCCACGGCATGCATCCGCATGCATGACTGTGTGGCAAACTGATTCAGACCGCAGCAGATGTGAGATGCCCTTGCCTTCGCCATGGCCAAAGGTCCGTTTCCATGGGGGGTCCTCAGAAAGCCTCTGTACGTCCAGGTAAGCTCTCGGGGGATCCCCCACttcccctccacacacacatacacacctctctctctctgttctggTTCCGCTCCCTGCATGAACAGCAGTGTGCGCGCTCAGCCGGGCTGTTACATgtagagaaaagaaatgaggaTGCATCTGATCGCGGGTAAACGCGCGTGGCGTGTTTTTGCCCGTCACATTTTGATTCGGAATCGTTGCGAATCTGCAGGATCATCTGAAGGTTTCTCCGAATGACTCATAAAGTCACTTGATGCTCGGCAGGGATCAGCCGTCCTCCTGAGCCCGCGGTTGCCGTAGCAACCACTTCCATGGTGCAGCTGGTACATCACACGTTCAAACCTTTCTGGTCTGAAGgcagcaaaagttttaaaatcacaatacaGGTCAATGTCTTTACACGCATCTGTTGCCAAACCTGGCCGAGAGGTGAGTACAGTATCATCCAATAAATTACATGATTTATGGCGGCAGCATAATCGCactctgattatttatttatttatttatttatttatttatttttttagaaaactcaaatatttaatttgagtaGTTTTATTAACTGGGTGACGTTATCTCCAGCAGAGGTGGGTAGTAACCCTGGGGGGAAAATAAGAGTTGATTTAGGCTACAcagtactttttacttttagctacttgagaaatattttcatagcGTACACGCTATGAAAAAGCGGGATATATCGCCCGCTGCCCTTACTGGAGTGAAAATTCTCAATATTCTacccactgtgagtaacttcactgactgaagaaaacataaaagatgcACGAGATACAGACACACTTACAGTTTCAGTTGAAGAAAGACTTCGgttttattagaaaaacaaaacctttttatcaTTTGGAAGATATATtgtatttgtgttgtttatttgcattttaaaatatcagaattaGGACATACgcttgtatttttgtaatttttaaatattaaatcagatattCTGATTAGTCTCTCAGTATCTTTTAACCAGATTTTGTACTATTACTTGAGTGCAATTTTTGGGGGGTTTCTCTCCGGCCTTATGCTCTTTTCTCTGCGGTCTGTGCAGGTTTTGTAAAAGTGggataattgtttttcttttttttttttagggaagATAGGTAGATAAAGTTGCAGGTTTTTAAGCTTTctccatattttgtttttcttttgaaatctctGCCTTTGTCCATTCAAAAGAGTTGAAATGTCATCGTTTCACTTTTAGGAACATGTTCATCTATACAAAAAATTCACCCTACATTCTGTAAGAACCATGTGCCAATGTAGCCCtgtcaataaaatacaacaaaagcaATGAAGTCATAAAGCCTGTGCTTAAAGGATTCATTTGTTGCTCCTGACATGTCTGGGATCAAAGGTTATGTTAGTAGAGACAAGACTAATGGCTACTGCTAA comes from Gambusia affinis linkage group LG10, SWU_Gaff_1.0, whole genome shotgun sequence and encodes:
- the si:ch73-389b16.1 gene encoding uncharacterized protein si:ch73-389b16.1 — translated: MSKFHGELTQREQELLRIRRDSDTKAAELAKMEKMLQQTKNMMEKKTDSGLESKGYQENMVEDLEEKVRSSRRYRRNSLHHTQMLESQMKTVKGELVGTLDHLQELRNVLRRSQQKAEERKVAMEKLAAGLR